A part of Bacteroidota bacterium genomic DNA contains:
- a CDS encoding alpha/beta fold hydrolase gives MRLLFSLLCVLVVSPLVPTMLGQADTLVGPWDGAISIGAVTLDITVTFSEDGSATIDIPQQGAMGLPLQNVSIALPAVRFELPSGLGLAVFEGTRDANTIVGAFTQASASGTFSITWQDPGLADADASKAQVLPPGVLAEDVAIETATGTLRGTLTWPDGTEQPAPGVVLIAGSGPTDRDGNSIMLPGKNNSLRMLAEALTAEGYAVLRFDKRGIAGSAGSTLAEVDLRVETFADDVTAWGRWLRVDPRTTDALTLIGHSEGTLVGALAAPALNANGFVALAGLGRPIQVVLRRQLAAQLPPDVMTEADSVFATLERGGTVDGLSPMLLTMFRPSIQPYLTSVMAYDPTTLLAALDAPVLVVNGTTDVQVTVDDGERLAEADNATLIVIDGMNHILKAVDGPLQMQLPSYGDPSLPLHLDLLPALVGFLAEIE, from the coding sequence ATGCGTCTGCTCTTCTCGCTGCTCTGCGTCCTCGTGGTTTCGCCCCTCGTTCCCACCATGCTCGGGCAGGCCGACACGCTCGTTGGTCCCTGGGATGGTGCAATCTCCATCGGTGCCGTGACGCTCGACATCACCGTCACGTTCAGCGAGGACGGAAGCGCCACCATCGATATCCCGCAACAAGGAGCGATGGGCCTACCGCTTCAGAACGTGAGCATCGCTCTTCCTGCGGTGCGCTTCGAGTTGCCGTCCGGCCTCGGCCTCGCCGTCTTCGAAGGCACGCGCGACGCCAATACGATTGTAGGCGCGTTCACGCAGGCATCGGCGTCTGGGACGTTTTCGATCACGTGGCAGGACCCAGGCCTGGCCGATGCTGACGCTTCCAAAGCGCAGGTCCTGCCGCCGGGCGTCCTCGCCGAAGACGTAGCCATCGAGACGGCCACGGGCACGCTGCGCGGCACGCTCACCTGGCCCGATGGTACCGAGCAGCCCGCACCGGGCGTCGTGCTCATCGCAGGCTCAGGCCCAACGGATCGCGACGGCAACAGCATCATGCTGCCGGGCAAGAACAACAGCTTGCGGATGCTCGCCGAGGCCCTCACCGCCGAAGGCTACGCCGTACTGCGCTTCGACAAGCGCGGGATCGCGGGCAGCGCCGGGAGCACCCTCGCCGAGGTAGACCTACGCGTGGAGACATTCGCGGACGATGTGACCGCGTGGGGCCGGTGGCTCCGCGTCGACCCGCGCACCACGGACGCACTCACGCTTATCGGTCACAGCGAGGGGACACTTGTCGGCGCCCTCGCCGCCCCGGCGCTCAACGCCAACGGGTTCGTAGCCCTCGCTGGCCTAGGTCGCCCCATTCAGGTCGTACTCCGCCGCCAACTGGCTGCCCAACTCCCGCCCGACGTGATGACGGAAGCCGACTCCGTGTTCGCCACTCTCGAACGCGGCGGGACTGTCGACGGCCTCTCGCCCATGCTGCTGACCATGTTCCGGCCCAGCATCCAGCCCTACCTCACCTCCGTGATGGCCTATGACCCGACCACCCTGCTCGCCGCCCTCGACGCGCCGGTGCTCGTGGTCAACGGCACCACGGACGTGCAAGTCACGGTGGACGACGGCGAACGCCTGGCCGAGGCCGACAACGCCACGCTGATCGTGATCGACGGGATGAACCACATCCTCAAGGCCGTCGACGGGCCGCTCCAGATGCAGCTGCCGAGCTACGGCGACCCGTCGCTCCCGCTCCATCTGGACCTGCTCCCGGCTCTGGTCGGCTTCCTCGCGGAGATCGAATAG
- a CDS encoding acyl-CoA dehydrogenase, producing MAAPLAPVPPDALGSASEQTIALLPLLYLAWADGVLTPSEVAEIRQRVEAQAWLADADKQQLAAWLDPLNPPTATQYRRWMRAIRTAAQHLPEERCNSLAMLGLGMAEVAGISSGDGVSSEVIGALHDLEGVLGPAAEEALTELLAERPDAAPLAAIPEPQFDVVALQAILDGDYEDLRERVKTVLSDPLFDPMPVLDTAAARERALRWCRHLAAQGFGALAFPDYAGGENSIAKFIVAFETIAAHDLGLVVKFGVQFGLWGGSVNQLGTARHRRQYLPKIGTMELPGCFAMSELGHGSNVRDLETTATYDAATGEFVIDTPRNLARKEWIGNAANHGQVATVFAQLQIPHTDASGAAEMESYGVHAFLVPIRSADGCPMPRVRIQDGGEKMGLNGVDNGRLWFDQVRIPRDNLLDRFASVSEDGVYESPIPSEGRRFFTMLSTLVGGRIAVGSGGNSAAKVGLTIALRYGARRRQFGPKDRAEVPILDYLSHQRRLFPLLAKAYGLHFALAKLREDFAAARPGDDLQEIEARANALKAFATWNCTETLQEAREACGGQGYLWENRLAAHKRDSDIFTTFEGDNTVLLLQVAKGLLSDYAKEFKNLSTFGKVRHALADRVEQIVHLNPLLTVKKDRDHLRDPAFHLDAFRQRERDLQVGAAGRIKRRLDNGMDSFDAFVEVQDHLLTAAWAYAKRETLDAFHGAVEATSDPTLKALLGKLCTLYALHDLEEDRGWFLEQGYMDGGKAKAIRAEVNALLGELRPHAVGLVDAFGLPDAIVAAPIGTREVAERT from the coding sequence ATGGCTGCCCCGCTCGCTCCCGTCCCGCCCGATGCCCTCGGCTCGGCCTCCGAACAGACCATCGCGCTGTTGCCGCTGCTCTACCTCGCCTGGGCCGACGGCGTGCTCACCCCGTCCGAGGTCGCCGAGATCCGGCAGCGTGTTGAGGCGCAGGCGTGGCTTGCCGACGCCGACAAGCAGCAACTTGCCGCGTGGCTCGACCCGCTCAATCCACCGACCGCGACGCAGTACCGCCGCTGGATGCGCGCCATCCGCACGGCGGCGCAGCACCTCCCCGAGGAGCGCTGCAATTCGCTCGCCATGCTCGGGCTCGGCATGGCCGAGGTCGCGGGCATCTCGTCCGGCGACGGCGTCTCGTCCGAAGTTATCGGCGCGCTGCACGACCTCGAAGGCGTGCTCGGCCCGGCGGCCGAGGAGGCCCTCACCGAGCTCCTCGCCGAGCGGCCTGACGCCGCGCCGCTGGCCGCGATCCCCGAGCCGCAGTTCGACGTCGTCGCGTTGCAGGCGATCCTCGACGGCGACTACGAGGACCTCCGCGAGCGCGTCAAGACGGTGCTCTCCGACCCGCTCTTCGACCCGATGCCGGTGCTCGACACGGCGGCGGCGCGCGAGCGGGCGCTGCGCTGGTGCAGGCACCTCGCCGCGCAGGGCTTCGGCGCGCTCGCCTTCCCCGACTACGCGGGCGGCGAGAACAGCATCGCCAAGTTCATCGTGGCCTTCGAGACGATCGCGGCGCACGATCTCGGGCTCGTCGTCAAGTTCGGCGTGCAGTTTGGCCTGTGGGGCGGCTCGGTCAACCAACTCGGCACGGCGCGGCACCGGCGGCAGTACCTCCCGAAAATCGGCACGATGGAGCTGCCTGGCTGCTTCGCGATGAGCGAGCTTGGCCACGGCTCGAACGTCCGCGACCTAGAGACGACCGCGACCTACGACGCGGCCACCGGCGAGTTCGTCATCGACACGCCGCGCAACCTGGCGCGCAAGGAGTGGATCGGCAACGCCGCCAACCACGGCCAGGTGGCGACGGTCTTCGCGCAGCTCCAGATCCCGCACACCGACGCGAGCGGCGCGGCCGAGATGGAGTCGTACGGCGTGCACGCGTTCCTCGTCCCGATCCGCAGCGCAGACGGCTGCCCGATGCCGCGCGTACGCATCCAGGATGGCGGTGAGAAGATGGGGCTCAACGGTGTCGACAATGGGCGGTTGTGGTTCGACCAGGTCCGCATCCCGCGCGACAACCTCCTCGACCGCTTCGCGAGCGTGTCCGAGGACGGCGTCTACGAAAGCCCGATCCCGAGCGAGGGCCGCCGCTTCTTCACGATGCTCTCGACGCTCGTCGGCGGACGCATCGCGGTCGGGTCGGGCGGCAACAGCGCGGCGAAGGTCGGCCTGACCATCGCGCTGCGCTACGGGGCGCGGCGGCGGCAGTTCGGCCCGAAGGACCGCGCCGAGGTGCCCATCCTCGACTACCTCTCGCACCAGCGGCGGCTCTTCCCGCTCCTTGCCAAGGCCTACGGCCTGCACTTCGCCCTCGCCAAGCTGCGCGAGGACTTCGCGGCGGCTCGCCCCGGCGACGACCTCCAGGAGATCGAGGCGCGCGCCAACGCGCTCAAGGCGTTCGCGACCTGGAACTGCACCGAGACGCTCCAGGAGGCCCGCGAAGCCTGCGGCGGCCAGGGCTACCTCTGGGAAAACCGCCTCGCCGCTCACAAGCGGGACTCCGACATCTTCACCACGTTCGAGGGCGACAACACGGTGCTGCTCCTCCAGGTCGCGAAGGGGCTGCTCTCCGACTACGCCAAGGAGTTCAAGAACCTCTCGACCTTTGGCAAGGTGCGCCACGCGCTCGCCGACCGCGTCGAGCAGATCGTCCACCTCAACCCGCTGCTGACCGTCAAGAAGGACCGCGACCACCTCCGCGACCCGGCCTTCCACCTCGACGCCTTCCGGCAGCGCGAGCGCGACCTTCAGGTGGGCGCGGCTGGCCGCATCAAGCGCCGCCTCGACAACGGCATGGACTCGTTCGACGCGTTCGTGGAGGTGCAGGACCACCTGCTCACCGCTGCGTGGGCCTACGCCAAGCGCGAGACGCTCGACGCCTTCCACGGTGCCGTCGAGGCCACCTCGGACCCCACACTGAAGGCATTGCTCGGGAAGCTGTGCACGCTCTATGCGCTGCACGATCTAGAGGAGGACCGCGGCTGGTTCCTCGAACAGGGCTACATGGACGGCGGCAAGGCCAAGGCCATCCGCGCCGAGGTCAACGCGCTCCTCGGCGAGCTGCGGCCCCACGCCGTCGGCCTCGTGGACGCGTTCGGCCTCCCCGACGCGATCGTCGCCGCCCCGATCGGCACGCGCGAGGTCGCCGAGCGAACATGA